The following coding sequences are from one Carassius gibelio isolate Cgi1373 ecotype wild population from Czech Republic chromosome B7, carGib1.2-hapl.c, whole genome shotgun sequence window:
- the mark2b gene encoding serine/threonine-protein kinase MARK2 isoform X5, with product MSTRPQGVGVIETSSSQTHSDAKGGGRPSVSRSRNVAPTVDENPHIGNYRLLKTIGKGNFAKVKLARHVLTSKEVAVKIIDKTQLNSSSLQKLYREVRIMKLLNHPNIVKLFEVIETDKSLYLVMEYASGGEVFDYLVAHGRMKEKEARAKFRQIVSAVQYCHQKCIVHRDLKAENLLLDADMNIKIADFGFSNEFTVGNKLDTFCGSPPYAAPELFQGKKYDGPEVDVWSLGVILYTLVSGSLPFDGQNLKELRERVLRGKYRVPFYMSTDCENLLKKFLILNPTKRLSLEQQIMKDRWMNVGHEDEELKPYIQPQPDYKDPRRTDMMLQLGFSQEEIEESLIKQKYNEIMATYLLLDYRNSELDEGVNLLLKPRPGSDLTNSNGPSPPHVVQRSVSSTQKPVRRSTDQGSYSKRPQGENKHRVEDSGRKGSGSSTKVPPSPVISSERKKSSTPSTNSILSTGTSRSRNSPVSERATLGVQNGKDSLNTPGSRASTASAGAVLSSSSSSRTRHHKSLSTSAHPCPADLHSHRPSDPPQRAPGASPSAHNISSAAGTDRTNFPRGVPTRNTFHLGQQRGARDQQGSPYHGGPASPSLSHGNSQQRRPAASGIFSKFTSKFVRSPYEGEGQEEGTRSMLSSAEKSEKTSVGPEDENKDSSSPPEDGTPPGAPLSSVKEQVKPRSLRFTWSMKTTSSMEPSEMMKEIRKVLDANSCEYELREHYMLLCMAGNPASDDFVQWEMEVCKLPRLSLNGVRFKRISGTSIAFKNIASKIANELKL from the exons ACTCACTCTGATGCCAAAGGAGGAGGGCGTCCCAGTGTGTCACGTAGTCGGAATGTGGCGCCGACGGTGGATGAAAACCCCCACATAGGAAATTACAGACTGCTGAAGACCATCGGCAAGGGCAACTTTGCCAAGGTTAAACTGGCCCGACATGTCCTCACTTCTAAAGAG GTAGCAGTGAAAATCATAGACAAGACACAACTCAACTCTTCTAGTCTTCAAAAA CTCTACCGAGAAGTGAGAATCATGAAGCTGCTGAATCACCCAAACATTG TGAAGTTATTTGAGGTGATCGAGACAGATAAGTCGCTGTATTTAGTCATGGAATATGCCAGTGGAG GCGAGGTTTTTGATTACCTCGTTGCTCACGGGAGGATGAAAGAAAAGGAAGCTCGTGCCAAATTTAGACAG ATTGTCTCAGCTGTGCAGTATTGCCATCAGAAGTGTATTGTACACCGAGATCTTAAG GCTGAGAATCTTCTACTGGATGCTGACATGAACATAAAGATCGCTGACTTTGGTTTCAGTAATGAGTTTACGGTGGGCAATAAACTGGACACGTTTTGCGGAAGCCCACCATATGCCGCCCCTGAACTCTTTCAGGGCAAAAAGTATGACGGTCCAGAGGTGGATGTGTGGAGTCTCGGGGTCATACTTTACACACTGGTCAGTGGCTCGCTGCCTTTTGATGGACAGAACCTGAAG GAGTTGCGAGAGCGTGTTTTAAGAGGAAAATATAGGGTTCCCTTCTACATGTCCACAGATTGTGAGAATCTGCTGAAGAAGTTTCTTATCCTCAATCCTACCAAGAGGCTAAGTTTGGAG CAGCAGATCATGAAGGATCGCTGGATGAATGTAGGTCATGAAGATGAAGAGCTGAAGCCTTACATTCAGCCCCAACCTGACTACAAAGACCCAAGGAGAACAG ATATGATGCTTCAGCTGGGTTTTAGTCAAGAGGAAATAGAGGAATCTCTcatcaaacaaaaatacaatgaaatcatGGCAACCTACCTGCTGCTTGACTATAGGAATTCAGAG CTTGACGAGGGTGTCAACTTGTTGCTAAAGCCACGCCCAGGAAGTGACCTCACTAACAGCAATGGTCCTTCTCCACCTCATGTGGTACAGCGCAGTGTGTCATCCACTCAGAAACCTGTCAGAAGATCAACAGATCAGG GCTCATACTCGAAACGGCCTCAGGGAGAAAACAAGCATAGAGTGGAGGATTCTGGGAGGAAAGGTTCAGGTAGCTCCACCAAAGTTCCACCCAGTCCAGTTATCTCCAGCGAACGCAAAAAGAGTTCCACGCCCTCTACT AATAGTATCCTGTCCACGGGCACAAGCCGCAGCAGAAATTCCCCCGTTTCTGAGAGAGCCACTTTAGGAGTGCAAAACGGCAAGGACAG CCTAAACACGCCCGGGTCCCGTGCCTCCACGGCCTCAGCGGGCGCCGTGctctcctcatcctcttcctcacgCACCCGCCATCACAAGTCCCTCTCCACCTCTGCCCATCCCTGCCCCGCAGACCTGCACTCACACCGGCCCAG TGATCCCCCACAGAGAGCACCTGGTGCTTCCCCATCAGCCCACAATATCAGCAGCGCAGCTGGGACGGACCGTACCAATTTCCCTAGAGGGGTGCCCACCCGCAACACTTTCCACCTCGGCCAGCAGCGGGGCGCACGGGACCAACAGGGTTCTCCTTACCACGGAGGCCCCGCCTCCCCTTCTCTCTCCCACGGCAACAGCCAACAACGACGACCCGCAGCTTCCGGCATCTTCAGCAAGTTCACCTCCAAGTTTGTGCGCAG CCCCTATGAGGGAGAGGGTCAAGAGGAGGGGACCAG ATCTATGCTCAGCAGCGCAGAGAAGTCGGAGAAGACCAGCGTAGGGCCGGAAGACGAAAACAAAGATTCCTCCTCGCCCCCTGAGGACGGGACTCCTCCAGGCGCTCCCTTGTCCTCAGTTAAAGAACAGGTGAAGCCTCGCTCACTCCGCTTCACCTGGAGCATGAAGACCACGTCTTCCATGGAGCCCAGCGAGATGATGAAGGAGATCCGGAAAGTGCTTGACGCCAACAGCTGCGAGTATGAGCTGCGCGAGCACTACATGCTGCTGTGCATGGCTGGTAACCCCGCCAGCGACGACTTCGTCCAATGGGAGATGGAGGTGTGCAAGCTGCCCCGCCTCTCGCTTAACGGCGTGCGCTTCAAGAGGATATCCGGGACGTCTATTGCCTTCAAAAACATCGCCTCCAAAATCGCCAACGAGCTGAAActgtga
- the mark2b gene encoding serine/threonine-protein kinase MARK2 isoform X1, with protein MSTRPQGVGVIETSSSQTHSDAKGGGRPSVSRSRNVAPTVDENPHIGNYRLLKTIGKGNFAKVKLARHVLTSKEVAVKIIDKTQLNSSSLQKLYREVRIMKLLNHPNIVKLFEVIETDKSLYLVMEYASGGEVFDYLVAHGRMKEKEARAKFRQIVSAVQYCHQKCIVHRDLKAENLLLDADMNIKIADFGFSNEFTVGNKLDTFCGSPPYAAPELFQGKKYDGPEVDVWSLGVILYTLVSGSLPFDGQNLKELRERVLRGKYRVPFYMSTDCENLLKKFLILNPTKRLSLEQQIMKDRWMNVGHEDEELKPYIQPQPDYKDPRRTDMMLQLGFSQEEIEESLIKQKYNEIMATYLLLDYRNSELDEGVNLLLKPRPGSDLTNSNGPSPPHVVQRSVSSTQKPVRRSTDQGSYSKRPQGENKHRVEDSGRKGSGSSTKVPPSPVISSERKKSSTPSTNSILSTGTSRSRNSPVSERATLGVQNGKDSLNTPGSRASTASAGAVLSSSSSSRTRHHKSLSTSAHPCPADLHSHRPSDPPQRAPGASPSAHNISSAAGTDRTNFPRGVPTRNTFHLGQQRGARDQQGSPYHGGPASPSLSHGNSQQRRPAASGIFSKFTSKFVRRNLSLRFPRRSPYEGEGQEEGTRSMLSSAEKSEKTSVGPEDENKDSSSPPEDGTPPGAPLSSVKEQVKPRSLRFTWSMKTTSSMEPSEMMKEIRKVLDANSCEYELREHYMLLCMAGNPASDDFVQWEMEVCKLPRLSLNGVRFKRISGTSIAFKNIASKIANELKL; from the exons ACTCACTCTGATGCCAAAGGAGGAGGGCGTCCCAGTGTGTCACGTAGTCGGAATGTGGCGCCGACGGTGGATGAAAACCCCCACATAGGAAATTACAGACTGCTGAAGACCATCGGCAAGGGCAACTTTGCCAAGGTTAAACTGGCCCGACATGTCCTCACTTCTAAAGAG GTAGCAGTGAAAATCATAGACAAGACACAACTCAACTCTTCTAGTCTTCAAAAA CTCTACCGAGAAGTGAGAATCATGAAGCTGCTGAATCACCCAAACATTG TGAAGTTATTTGAGGTGATCGAGACAGATAAGTCGCTGTATTTAGTCATGGAATATGCCAGTGGAG GCGAGGTTTTTGATTACCTCGTTGCTCACGGGAGGATGAAAGAAAAGGAAGCTCGTGCCAAATTTAGACAG ATTGTCTCAGCTGTGCAGTATTGCCATCAGAAGTGTATTGTACACCGAGATCTTAAG GCTGAGAATCTTCTACTGGATGCTGACATGAACATAAAGATCGCTGACTTTGGTTTCAGTAATGAGTTTACGGTGGGCAATAAACTGGACACGTTTTGCGGAAGCCCACCATATGCCGCCCCTGAACTCTTTCAGGGCAAAAAGTATGACGGTCCAGAGGTGGATGTGTGGAGTCTCGGGGTCATACTTTACACACTGGTCAGTGGCTCGCTGCCTTTTGATGGACAGAACCTGAAG GAGTTGCGAGAGCGTGTTTTAAGAGGAAAATATAGGGTTCCCTTCTACATGTCCACAGATTGTGAGAATCTGCTGAAGAAGTTTCTTATCCTCAATCCTACCAAGAGGCTAAGTTTGGAG CAGCAGATCATGAAGGATCGCTGGATGAATGTAGGTCATGAAGATGAAGAGCTGAAGCCTTACATTCAGCCCCAACCTGACTACAAAGACCCAAGGAGAACAG ATATGATGCTTCAGCTGGGTTTTAGTCAAGAGGAAATAGAGGAATCTCTcatcaaacaaaaatacaatgaaatcatGGCAACCTACCTGCTGCTTGACTATAGGAATTCAGAG CTTGACGAGGGTGTCAACTTGTTGCTAAAGCCACGCCCAGGAAGTGACCTCACTAACAGCAATGGTCCTTCTCCACCTCATGTGGTACAGCGCAGTGTGTCATCCACTCAGAAACCTGTCAGAAGATCAACAGATCAGG GCTCATACTCGAAACGGCCTCAGGGAGAAAACAAGCATAGAGTGGAGGATTCTGGGAGGAAAGGTTCAGGTAGCTCCACCAAAGTTCCACCCAGTCCAGTTATCTCCAGCGAACGCAAAAAGAGTTCCACGCCCTCTACT AATAGTATCCTGTCCACGGGCACAAGCCGCAGCAGAAATTCCCCCGTTTCTGAGAGAGCCACTTTAGGAGTGCAAAACGGCAAGGACAG CCTAAACACGCCCGGGTCCCGTGCCTCCACGGCCTCAGCGGGCGCCGTGctctcctcatcctcttcctcacgCACCCGCCATCACAAGTCCCTCTCCACCTCTGCCCATCCCTGCCCCGCAGACCTGCACTCACACCGGCCCAG TGATCCCCCACAGAGAGCACCTGGTGCTTCCCCATCAGCCCACAATATCAGCAGCGCAGCTGGGACGGACCGTACCAATTTCCCTAGAGGGGTGCCCACCCGCAACACTTTCCACCTCGGCCAGCAGCGGGGCGCACGGGACCAACAGGGTTCTCCTTACCACGGAGGCCCCGCCTCCCCTTCTCTCTCCCACGGCAACAGCCAACAACGACGACCCGCAGCTTCCGGCATCTTCAGCAAGTTCACCTCCAAGTTTGTGCGCAG aaatcTGTCACTCAGATTCCCCAGAAG GAGCCCCTATGAGGGAGAGGGTCAAGAGGAGGGGACCAG ATCTATGCTCAGCAGCGCAGAGAAGTCGGAGAAGACCAGCGTAGGGCCGGAAGACGAAAACAAAGATTCCTCCTCGCCCCCTGAGGACGGGACTCCTCCAGGCGCTCCCTTGTCCTCAGTTAAAGAACAGGTGAAGCCTCGCTCACTCCGCTTCACCTGGAGCATGAAGACCACGTCTTCCATGGAGCCCAGCGAGATGATGAAGGAGATCCGGAAAGTGCTTGACGCCAACAGCTGCGAGTATGAGCTGCGCGAGCACTACATGCTGCTGTGCATGGCTGGTAACCCCGCCAGCGACGACTTCGTCCAATGGGAGATGGAGGTGTGCAAGCTGCCCCGCCTCTCGCTTAACGGCGTGCGCTTCAAGAGGATATCCGGGACGTCTATTGCCTTCAAAAACATCGCCTCCAAAATCGCCAACGAGCTGAAActgtga
- the mark2b gene encoding serine/threonine-protein kinase MARK2 isoform X3, which produces MSTRPQGVGVIETSSSQTHSDAKGGGRPSVSRSRNVAPTVDENPHIGNYRLLKTIGKGNFAKVKLARHVLTSKEVAVKIIDKTQLNSSSLQKLYREVRIMKLLNHPNIVKLFEVIETDKSLYLVMEYASGGEVFDYLVAHGRMKEKEARAKFRQIVSAVQYCHQKCIVHRDLKAENLLLDADMNIKIADFGFSNEFTVGNKLDTFCGSPPYAAPELFQGKKYDGPEVDVWSLGVILYTLVSGSLPFDGQNLKELRERVLRGKYRVPFYMSTDCENLLKKFLILNPTKRLSLEQQIMKDRWMNVGHEDEELKPYIQPQPDYKDPRRTDMMLQLGFSQEEIEESLIKQKYNEIMATYLLLDYRNSELDEGVNLLLKPRPGSDLTNSNGPSPPHVVQRSVSSTQKPVRRSTDQGSYSKRPQGENKHRVEDSGRKGSGSSTKVPPSPVISSERKKSSTPSTNSILSTGTSRSRNSPVSERATLGVQNGKDSLNTPGSRASTASAGAVLSSSSSSRTRHHKSLSTSAHPCPADLHSHRPSDPPQRAPGASPSAHNISSAAGTDRTNFPRGVPTRNTFHLGQQRGARDQQGSPYHGGPASPSLSHGNSQQRRPAASGIFSKFTSKFVRRNLSLRFPRSPYEGEGQEEGTRSMLSSAEKSEKTSVGPEDENKDSSSPPEDGTPPGAPLSSVKEQVKPRSLRFTWSMKTTSSMEPSEMMKEIRKVLDANSCEYELREHYMLLCMAGNPASDDFVQWEMEVCKLPRLSLNGVRFKRISGTSIAFKNIASKIANELKL; this is translated from the exons ACTCACTCTGATGCCAAAGGAGGAGGGCGTCCCAGTGTGTCACGTAGTCGGAATGTGGCGCCGACGGTGGATGAAAACCCCCACATAGGAAATTACAGACTGCTGAAGACCATCGGCAAGGGCAACTTTGCCAAGGTTAAACTGGCCCGACATGTCCTCACTTCTAAAGAG GTAGCAGTGAAAATCATAGACAAGACACAACTCAACTCTTCTAGTCTTCAAAAA CTCTACCGAGAAGTGAGAATCATGAAGCTGCTGAATCACCCAAACATTG TGAAGTTATTTGAGGTGATCGAGACAGATAAGTCGCTGTATTTAGTCATGGAATATGCCAGTGGAG GCGAGGTTTTTGATTACCTCGTTGCTCACGGGAGGATGAAAGAAAAGGAAGCTCGTGCCAAATTTAGACAG ATTGTCTCAGCTGTGCAGTATTGCCATCAGAAGTGTATTGTACACCGAGATCTTAAG GCTGAGAATCTTCTACTGGATGCTGACATGAACATAAAGATCGCTGACTTTGGTTTCAGTAATGAGTTTACGGTGGGCAATAAACTGGACACGTTTTGCGGAAGCCCACCATATGCCGCCCCTGAACTCTTTCAGGGCAAAAAGTATGACGGTCCAGAGGTGGATGTGTGGAGTCTCGGGGTCATACTTTACACACTGGTCAGTGGCTCGCTGCCTTTTGATGGACAGAACCTGAAG GAGTTGCGAGAGCGTGTTTTAAGAGGAAAATATAGGGTTCCCTTCTACATGTCCACAGATTGTGAGAATCTGCTGAAGAAGTTTCTTATCCTCAATCCTACCAAGAGGCTAAGTTTGGAG CAGCAGATCATGAAGGATCGCTGGATGAATGTAGGTCATGAAGATGAAGAGCTGAAGCCTTACATTCAGCCCCAACCTGACTACAAAGACCCAAGGAGAACAG ATATGATGCTTCAGCTGGGTTTTAGTCAAGAGGAAATAGAGGAATCTCTcatcaaacaaaaatacaatgaaatcatGGCAACCTACCTGCTGCTTGACTATAGGAATTCAGAG CTTGACGAGGGTGTCAACTTGTTGCTAAAGCCACGCCCAGGAAGTGACCTCACTAACAGCAATGGTCCTTCTCCACCTCATGTGGTACAGCGCAGTGTGTCATCCACTCAGAAACCTGTCAGAAGATCAACAGATCAGG GCTCATACTCGAAACGGCCTCAGGGAGAAAACAAGCATAGAGTGGAGGATTCTGGGAGGAAAGGTTCAGGTAGCTCCACCAAAGTTCCACCCAGTCCAGTTATCTCCAGCGAACGCAAAAAGAGTTCCACGCCCTCTACT AATAGTATCCTGTCCACGGGCACAAGCCGCAGCAGAAATTCCCCCGTTTCTGAGAGAGCCACTTTAGGAGTGCAAAACGGCAAGGACAG CCTAAACACGCCCGGGTCCCGTGCCTCCACGGCCTCAGCGGGCGCCGTGctctcctcatcctcttcctcacgCACCCGCCATCACAAGTCCCTCTCCACCTCTGCCCATCCCTGCCCCGCAGACCTGCACTCACACCGGCCCAG TGATCCCCCACAGAGAGCACCTGGTGCTTCCCCATCAGCCCACAATATCAGCAGCGCAGCTGGGACGGACCGTACCAATTTCCCTAGAGGGGTGCCCACCCGCAACACTTTCCACCTCGGCCAGCAGCGGGGCGCACGGGACCAACAGGGTTCTCCTTACCACGGAGGCCCCGCCTCCCCTTCTCTCTCCCACGGCAACAGCCAACAACGACGACCCGCAGCTTCCGGCATCTTCAGCAAGTTCACCTCCAAGTTTGTGCGCAG aaatcTGTCACTCAGATTCCCCAGAAG CCCCTATGAGGGAGAGGGTCAAGAGGAGGGGACCAG ATCTATGCTCAGCAGCGCAGAGAAGTCGGAGAAGACCAGCGTAGGGCCGGAAGACGAAAACAAAGATTCCTCCTCGCCCCCTGAGGACGGGACTCCTCCAGGCGCTCCCTTGTCCTCAGTTAAAGAACAGGTGAAGCCTCGCTCACTCCGCTTCACCTGGAGCATGAAGACCACGTCTTCCATGGAGCCCAGCGAGATGATGAAGGAGATCCGGAAAGTGCTTGACGCCAACAGCTGCGAGTATGAGCTGCGCGAGCACTACATGCTGCTGTGCATGGCTGGTAACCCCGCCAGCGACGACTTCGTCCAATGGGAGATGGAGGTGTGCAAGCTGCCCCGCCTCTCGCTTAACGGCGTGCGCTTCAAGAGGATATCCGGGACGTCTATTGCCTTCAAAAACATCGCCTCCAAAATCGCCAACGAGCTGAAActgtga
- the mark2b gene encoding serine/threonine-protein kinase MARK2 isoform X9 gives MSTRPQGVGVIETSSSQTHSDAKGGGRPSVSRSRNVAPTVDENPHIGNYRLLKTIGKGNFAKVKLARHVLTSKEVAVKIIDKTQLNSSSLQKLYREVRIMKLLNHPNIVKLFEVIETDKSLYLVMEYASGGEVFDYLVAHGRMKEKEARAKFRQIVSAVQYCHQKCIVHRDLKAENLLLDADMNIKIADFGFSNEFTVGNKLDTFCGSPPYAAPELFQGKKYDGPEVDVWSLGVILYTLVSGSLPFDGQNLKELRERVLRGKYRVPFYMSTDCENLLKKFLILNPTKRLSLEQQIMKDRWMNVGHEDEELKPYIQPQPDYKDPRRTDMMLQLGFSQEEIEESLIKQKYNEIMATYLLLDYRNSELDEGVNLLLKPRPGSDLTNSNGPSPPHVVQRSVSSTQKPVRRSTDQGSYSKRPQGENKHRVEDSGRKGSGSSTKVPPSPVISSERKKSSTPSTNSILSTGTSRSRNSPVSERATLGVQNGKDSLNTPGSRASTASAGAVLSSSSSSRTRHHKSLSTSAHPCPADLHSHRPSDPPQRAPGASPSAHNISSAAGTDRTNFPRGVPTRNTFHLGQQRGARDQQGSPYHGGPASPSLSHGNSQQRRPAASGIFSKFTSKFVRRSMLSSAEKSEKTSVGPEDENKDSSSPPEDGTPPGAPLSSVKEQVKPRSLRFTWSMKTTSSMEPSEMMKEIRKVLDANSCEYELREHYMLLCMAGNPASDDFVQWEMEVCKLPRLSLNGVRFKRISGTSIAFKNIASKIANELKL, from the exons ACTCACTCTGATGCCAAAGGAGGAGGGCGTCCCAGTGTGTCACGTAGTCGGAATGTGGCGCCGACGGTGGATGAAAACCCCCACATAGGAAATTACAGACTGCTGAAGACCATCGGCAAGGGCAACTTTGCCAAGGTTAAACTGGCCCGACATGTCCTCACTTCTAAAGAG GTAGCAGTGAAAATCATAGACAAGACACAACTCAACTCTTCTAGTCTTCAAAAA CTCTACCGAGAAGTGAGAATCATGAAGCTGCTGAATCACCCAAACATTG TGAAGTTATTTGAGGTGATCGAGACAGATAAGTCGCTGTATTTAGTCATGGAATATGCCAGTGGAG GCGAGGTTTTTGATTACCTCGTTGCTCACGGGAGGATGAAAGAAAAGGAAGCTCGTGCCAAATTTAGACAG ATTGTCTCAGCTGTGCAGTATTGCCATCAGAAGTGTATTGTACACCGAGATCTTAAG GCTGAGAATCTTCTACTGGATGCTGACATGAACATAAAGATCGCTGACTTTGGTTTCAGTAATGAGTTTACGGTGGGCAATAAACTGGACACGTTTTGCGGAAGCCCACCATATGCCGCCCCTGAACTCTTTCAGGGCAAAAAGTATGACGGTCCAGAGGTGGATGTGTGGAGTCTCGGGGTCATACTTTACACACTGGTCAGTGGCTCGCTGCCTTTTGATGGACAGAACCTGAAG GAGTTGCGAGAGCGTGTTTTAAGAGGAAAATATAGGGTTCCCTTCTACATGTCCACAGATTGTGAGAATCTGCTGAAGAAGTTTCTTATCCTCAATCCTACCAAGAGGCTAAGTTTGGAG CAGCAGATCATGAAGGATCGCTGGATGAATGTAGGTCATGAAGATGAAGAGCTGAAGCCTTACATTCAGCCCCAACCTGACTACAAAGACCCAAGGAGAACAG ATATGATGCTTCAGCTGGGTTTTAGTCAAGAGGAAATAGAGGAATCTCTcatcaaacaaaaatacaatgaaatcatGGCAACCTACCTGCTGCTTGACTATAGGAATTCAGAG CTTGACGAGGGTGTCAACTTGTTGCTAAAGCCACGCCCAGGAAGTGACCTCACTAACAGCAATGGTCCTTCTCCACCTCATGTGGTACAGCGCAGTGTGTCATCCACTCAGAAACCTGTCAGAAGATCAACAGATCAGG GCTCATACTCGAAACGGCCTCAGGGAGAAAACAAGCATAGAGTGGAGGATTCTGGGAGGAAAGGTTCAGGTAGCTCCACCAAAGTTCCACCCAGTCCAGTTATCTCCAGCGAACGCAAAAAGAGTTCCACGCCCTCTACT AATAGTATCCTGTCCACGGGCACAAGCCGCAGCAGAAATTCCCCCGTTTCTGAGAGAGCCACTTTAGGAGTGCAAAACGGCAAGGACAG CCTAAACACGCCCGGGTCCCGTGCCTCCACGGCCTCAGCGGGCGCCGTGctctcctcatcctcttcctcacgCACCCGCCATCACAAGTCCCTCTCCACCTCTGCCCATCCCTGCCCCGCAGACCTGCACTCACACCGGCCCAG TGATCCCCCACAGAGAGCACCTGGTGCTTCCCCATCAGCCCACAATATCAGCAGCGCAGCTGGGACGGACCGTACCAATTTCCCTAGAGGGGTGCCCACCCGCAACACTTTCCACCTCGGCCAGCAGCGGGGCGCACGGGACCAACAGGGTTCTCCTTACCACGGAGGCCCCGCCTCCCCTTCTCTCTCCCACGGCAACAGCCAACAACGACGACCCGCAGCTTCCGGCATCTTCAGCAAGTTCACCTCCAAGTTTGTGCGCAG ATCTATGCTCAGCAGCGCAGAGAAGTCGGAGAAGACCAGCGTAGGGCCGGAAGACGAAAACAAAGATTCCTCCTCGCCCCCTGAGGACGGGACTCCTCCAGGCGCTCCCTTGTCCTCAGTTAAAGAACAGGTGAAGCCTCGCTCACTCCGCTTCACCTGGAGCATGAAGACCACGTCTTCCATGGAGCCCAGCGAGATGATGAAGGAGATCCGGAAAGTGCTTGACGCCAACAGCTGCGAGTATGAGCTGCGCGAGCACTACATGCTGCTGTGCATGGCTGGTAACCCCGCCAGCGACGACTTCGTCCAATGGGAGATGGAGGTGTGCAAGCTGCCCCGCCTCTCGCTTAACGGCGTGCGCTTCAAGAGGATATCCGGGACGTCTATTGCCTTCAAAAACATCGCCTCCAAAATCGCCAACGAGCTGAAActgtga